A region from the Nymphalis io chromosome 9, ilAglIoxx1.1, whole genome shotgun sequence genome encodes:
- the LOC126770707 gene encoding thrombospondin type-1 domain-containing protein 7A-like isoform X2: MTLLLLLMALTAVAADEATDPKGLLEPTPEPVINDGDYTVYVGRWTECSKGDGDFAKTIKTYNSRPEADSLVHTPRLGLQRRQVQCRRKDGQFVEPLYCGIAIANIGTTRVCVMHEDCTLAEWLPWRPRSDGALVRTRRLRRLPQGGGKECEVVEEVRPAVLEASAHWTPGPWGPCRVSIEQPTALAPYDDDDDADDNDAIYDEEDDETDESDKDNEASCGGGVQRREATCVRADGRALHPVQCAHAQMPTLVQPCEVPCPRDCEVGEWSEWGACQPTDGCPLFPVQQLTTTGYSVRRRRVTAAASGGGAPCPPLEEKRTCTTPRCAAWKALPWGPCVLTQPHTTCGPGRRTRELRCIGHDGKEAQRAWCGNGAPPRSERCRIACAGDCVVSSWGAWSPCAAPCVAPAHSRPTRTRRRYILSHSAPNGWPCPSEDQLIQNETCNTHACATYSWLATPWGPCERKRQDYMPATNYTDLLDGEPFNESDNEEPCIEEGEMTRDVMCVQNNADVVRESLCAPLRRPASRRACTVRCKRGCRVEAWMPWSPCPNTCDPGKQVRVRTVHGGPNCGPLQETRDCPVARSCRSRDASWVAGEWSTCRLPPEQRCGVGYRLRSIWCGSDSHRVEAGACAGQLVPPGVAACTVSCDSFVILTCDVICADPLKYLDASDPDVPSCICKNVTLELLPADSDCILPPGIECGEGRSLRAARCLVGGRDVPMDVCKKYHPLTGPRRVREAATDGFTYDEEFGALLRGTCTVRCARDCAVGAWAAWGPCAAEPGSRAAFRFRTREVIEEGSGGGRECGATLQRATCVVAEPRWEIRQWSVCAPLHALCGRAVITRVVECIDADRNKLEDVTCETSGAGPAPSRETICRSPCPADCVVSTWSEWSPCEQTKWGGRRDRTRVVLRAADEGGAACPHLVAAEPCAPHSYSWHVAPWDDCQPLGGSPCGEGTKKRSVRCLRSDGMFVNDSYCPNATASEARESWCYVPCGVDCEVGEWGAWDASACSCGDASTTRHMRRIRQHLTMAVWPGRACPATEQHAPCPRQPCLRLVARPLLGCHVQTSSGEEAETACGWGVKLSHARCELTSVTDEPTSDAYLEPWRCASALPGRIVAPPLHYQEDEDCEVECGCKESELGQPGPWGSWGPCRGGARSRTRQLLVPPRRACRTSSRYITIEWANCTGDADEIPDLLAVEPHEDKVRRAWLARHVKDKDVYHDGYLDGSLTVMVVVWTATIIATLYGGFTLYHGILRCIRSRRLKAITKV; encoded by the exons AACCAGTGATAAATGATGGCGACTACACGGTTTACGTTGGCCGCTGGACCGAGTGCTCTAAGGGGGACGGAGACTTCGCTAAAACCATAAAGAC GTATAATAGCCGACCAGAAGCTGATTCCTTGGTACACACGCCGCGTCTGGGCTTACAGAGGAGGCAAGTCCAGTGCCGTAGAAAGGACGGACAGTTTGTAGAGCCATT atattgcGGTATTGCCATTGCAAACATTGGAACAACGCGAGTTTGTGTGATGCATGAAGATTGTACTCTAGCAGAGTGGTTACCATGGCGACCACGATCCGATGGGGCCCTTGTGCGAACTCGGCGGCTACGTAGACTGccacaag gCGGCGGCAAGGAATGCGAAGTAGTGGAGGAGGTACGACCTGCTGTGTTAGAAGCAAGCGCACATTGGACTCCAGGGCCCTGGGGACCTTGTCGCGTTTCTATTGAACAACCGACAGCTTTAGCGCCCT ACGATGACGACGATGACGCTGATGACAACGACGCCATCTACGATGAGGAAGATGATGAAACAGACGAGAGCGATAAAGATAACGAGGCGAGTTGCGGCGGTGGCGTGCAAAGGCGCGAGGCGACGTGCGTACGCGCTGACGGACGGGCGCTGCATCCTGTACAGTGTGCGCATGCGCAAATGCCTACGCTTGTTCAACCTTGCGAG GTGCCTTGCCCACGTGACTGCGAAGTAGGCGAGTGGAGTGAGTGGGGAGCTTGTCAACCAACCGATGGTTGTCCGTTATTCCCTGTTCAACAACTTACCACTACAG gtTATAGCGTCCGTCGACGTCGTGTAACGGCAGCAGCGTCAGGAGGCGGAGCGCCGTGCCCTCCTCTAGAAGAGAAACGTACTTGTACCACACCCCGATGTGCAGCATGGAAAGCTCTACCATGGGGGCCCTGTGTGCTCACTCAGCCTCATACCACTTGCGGGCCCGGACGGCGTACTAGAGAACTTCGTTGTATCGGTCATGATGGA AAGGAAGCTCAGCGTGCATGGTGCGGAAATGGCGCCCCGCCGCGCAGTGAACGTTGCCGCATCGCGTGCGCGGGCGACTGCGTGGTGTCGTCGTGGGGCGCGTGGTCTCCGTGCGCCGCGCCCTGCGTCGCGCCCGCGCACTCGCGCCCCACGCGCACGCGCCGCCGATACATCCTCTCGCACTCCGCGCCCA ATGGTTGGCCATGCCCTTCAGAAGACCAGCTCATACAGAACGAAACTTGCAATACGCACGCGTGCGCCACTTACTCCTGGCTGGCCACGCCTTGGGGGCCCTGTGAGAGAAAACGACAGGACTATATGCCTGCTACCAACTATACGGACCTACTG GACGGTGAGCCATTCAATGAAAGCGATAATGAAGAACCATGCATCGAGGAAGGTGAAATGACTAGAGACGTAATGTGTGTGCAAAACAACGCAGATGTCGTTCGTGAATCTTT GTGTGCGCCTCTTCGTCGACCGGCATCTCGTCGCGCATGTACCGTACGATGCAAGCGAGGCTGTAGAGTAGAAGCCTGGATGCCATGGTCACCATGCCCTAATACTTGTG ACCCAGGTAAACAAGTTCGAGTACGGACCGTACACGGTGGGCCAAATTGCGGTCCATTGCAAGAGACTCGGGACTGTCCCGTGGCACGCTCGTGTCGCTCTCGAGATGCCTCGTGGGTCGCTGGCGAGTGGAGCACATGCCGGCTGCCCCCAGAACAACGTTGTGGTGTAGGGTATAGATTAAGAA GCATATGGTGCGGATCAGATTCCCATCGTGTAGAGGCAGGTGCATGCGCAGGTCAGTTGGTGCCGCCTGGTGTCGCCGCCTGCACTGTCTCCTGCGATTCGTTCGTCATACTCACTTGTGATGTTATTTGCGCTGATCCTCTCAA GTACTTAGATGCTTCTGATCCTGACGTTCCATCATGCATTTGCAAAAATGTAACACTGGAACTTCTTCCCGCCGACTCAGACTGCATACTTCCTCCAGG AATTGAATGTGGTGAGGGGAGGTCTTTAAGGGCAGCTCGATGCCTGGTCGGAGGTCGCGATGTACCGATGGACGTATGCAAGAAATATCATCCACTTACTG gTCCTCGTCGTGTTCGTGAAGCGGCAACTGACGGATTCACATATGATGAAGAATTTGGCGCTCTTCTGCGAGGAACATGCACCGTGCGTTGTGCCAGAGACTGCGCCGTTGGAGCTTGGGCTGCTTGGGGTCCTTGTGCTGCTGAACCTGGTTCCAGAGCTGCTTTCAGATTTAGAACTag AGAGGTGATAGAAGAAGGATCAGGCGGCGGTCGCGAATGCGGCGCGACGTTGCAGCGCGCGACGTGCGTGGTGGCGGAGCCGCGCTGGGAGATCCGCCAGTGGTCGGTGTGCGCGCCGCTTCACGCGCTGTGTGGCCGCGCCGTCATCACACGCGTCGTAGA ATGTATAGATGCAGATAGAAACAAACTAGAAGATGTGACATGCGAGACTTCGGGTGCAGGTCCCGCGCCTTCCCGCGAAACGATTTGTCGCTCCCCATGTCCCGCGGACTGCGTTGTCAGCACATGGTCTGAATGGAGTCCCTGTGAACAG ACGAAGTGGGGCGGCCGGCGCGACCGCACTCGCGTCGTGCTGCGCGCAGCGGACGAGGGCGGCGCCGCGTGCCCGCACCTCGTGGCCGCCGAGCCCTGTGCGCCGCACTCCTACTCCTGGCACGTGGCGCCCTGGGACGACTGCCAACCGCTAG GAGGTTCGCCGTGTGGAGAAGGAACTAAGAAAAGATCGGTACGGTGCCTTCGCAGTGATGGAATGTTCGTCAACGATTCCTACTGTCCC AATGCTACAGCATCCGAAGCTCGAGAGTCTTGGTGCTACGTTCCGTGCGGTGTCGATTGCGAGGTTGGGGAATGGGGCGCTTGGGATGCCTCTGCCTGTTCTTGTGGTGACGCTTCCACTACACGACACATGCGGCGTATACG CCAACACTTGACGATGGCGGTGTGGCCGGGACGCGCGTGTCCCGCCACGGAGCAGCACGCGCCGTGCCCGCGGCAGCCCTGCCTCCGACTCGTCGCCCGCCCGCTGCTCGGATGTCACGTGCAG ACGTCATCGGGAGAGGAAGCGGAAACGGCCTGTGGTTGGGGCGTCAAACTATCCCACGCACGTTGCGAGCTGACTAGCGTGACAGACGAGCCCACATCTGACGCTTACCTGGAGCCCTGGCGCTGTGCGTCCGCGCTCCCCGGCAGGATTGTGGCACCGCCATTACACTATCAG GAGGATGAAGATTGTGAAGTGGAATGTGGATGTAAAGAATCTGAGTTAGGCCAGCCCGGCCCTTGGGGCTCGTGGGGACCTTGTCGCGGAGGCGCCCGATCTCGCACCAGACAGCTGCTCGTACCACCGCGACGAGCTTGCAGAACTAGTTCCAG ATACATAACAATTGAATGGGCAAACTGCACCGGTGACGCCGACGAGATCCCCGACCTGCTCGCCGTCGAACCGCACGAGGACAAGGTGCGCCGCGCCTGGCTCGCCCGCCACGTGAAAGATAAGGACGTCTACCACGACGGATATCTCG ATGGAAGCCTTACTGTAATGGTAGTTGTGTGGACGGCAACAATTATCGCTACTTTGTACGGCGGATTTACCCTTTATCACGGAATACTCAG gTGCATCAGAAGCCGGAGGTTGAAAGCCATCACGAAAGTATAA